The Nocardia arthritidis genome has a window encoding:
- a CDS encoding TetR/AcrR family transcriptional regulator: MPRHSAALTRATQERIAATALAIIDAEGPDALSFRAVAARLDISHATVQRRCGDIAGLLDLCVDHLVSALPEPSPGAAWAEATEIRFRGLYRLLIAHTGLAALRGARSWLGPRILERLVEPQLADNIAAGMSLAEAISTYRQLYLFTLGAANFVDHRDPKSSRRRTRATLATLDPTEFPCLTTDFDTIADALVDHEVYYEGLRRLIAAAPVR, translated from the coding sequence ATGCCTAGACATTCGGCGGCCCTGACACGGGCGACGCAGGAGCGGATCGCCGCGACGGCACTCGCCATCATCGACGCCGAGGGTCCCGACGCGCTGAGTTTCCGCGCGGTGGCCGCCCGCCTCGATATCTCGCATGCCACGGTGCAGCGCCGCTGCGGCGATATCGCGGGCCTGCTGGATCTGTGCGTCGATCATCTGGTGAGCGCGCTACCCGAGCCGTCGCCCGGCGCCGCGTGGGCCGAGGCGACGGAGATCCGTTTCCGCGGGCTCTACCGGCTGTTGATCGCGCACACCGGCCTGGCGGCGCTGCGCGGCGCGCGCTCCTGGCTCGGACCGCGCATCCTGGAACGCCTGGTCGAGCCGCAGCTCGCGGACAATATCGCGGCGGGAATGTCGCTGGCCGAGGCGATTTCCACCTATCGTCAGCTGTATCTGTTCACCCTCGGCGCCGCGAATTTCGTCGACCACCGCGATCCGAAATCGAGTCGCCGCCGCACCCGCGCGACGCTCGCCACCCTGGACCCAACCGAATTCCCCTGCCTGACTACGGATTTCGACACGATCGCCGACGCCCTCGTCGATCACGAGGTGTACTACGAAGGTCTGCGCCGCCTGATCGCCGCCGCCCCCGTGCGGTAG
- a CDS encoding HAD family hydrolase has translation MEVGGGAPELIALDVDGTLLQTGMPVSARVADAVRAAVAAGAHVVVSTGRTLLATRPVLAELGLVDGHALCSNGAVHIDVARGAPVTVQSFDPAPAVSALRKLFPEMIFAVEKVGVGTWATGVGPAGYTLGEFLLVDHGELSAEPTPRLNCWLPNGTLADMLLALAAFEVPGASWVHGEFGPWLTVSRQGVSKGWALERLRCALGIPTSATLAIGDGYNDREMLNWAGHSVAMANAPDDVKEYADEVTGDVLDDGVAAVLERWF, from the coding sequence ATGGAAGTCGGAGGGGGAGCGCCCGAGCTGATCGCGCTGGATGTGGACGGCACCCTGCTGCAGACCGGTATGCCGGTGAGCGCGCGCGTCGCCGATGCCGTCCGGGCGGCGGTTGCCGCGGGTGCGCACGTGGTGGTGAGCACCGGCCGGACGCTGCTGGCCACCCGCCCGGTGCTGGCCGAACTCGGGCTCGTCGACGGCCACGCCCTGTGCTCGAACGGCGCGGTGCATATCGATGTCGCGCGCGGCGCCCCGGTCACCGTGCAGTCGTTCGATCCGGCGCCCGCGGTGTCGGCGCTGCGAAAGCTGTTCCCGGAGATGATCTTCGCGGTGGAGAAGGTCGGCGTCGGCACCTGGGCCACCGGGGTCGGACCGGCCGGGTACACCCTCGGCGAATTCCTGCTCGTCGATCACGGTGAGTTGAGCGCGGAGCCGACCCCGCGACTGAACTGCTGGCTGCCGAACGGAACGCTCGCGGATATGTTGCTCGCCTTGGCGGCGTTCGAAGTGCCGGGCGCGAGCTGGGTGCACGGCGAATTCGGGCCGTGGCTCACGGTTTCCCGGCAGGGCGTCTCCAAAGGCTGGGCGCTGGAACGCCTTCGGTGCGCGCTCGGCATCCCGACCTCGGCCACCCTCGCCATCGGCGACGGCTACAACGACCGCGAAATGCTGAACTGGGCCGGGCATTCCGTCGCCATGGCCAACGCGCCGGACGACGTCAAGGAGTACGCCGACGAGGTCACCGGCGATGTGCTCGACGACGGTGTCGCGGCGGTGCTGGAACGCTGGTTCTGA
- a CDS encoding anti-sigma factor, protein MTCETRSDTGAYVLDALNAIERATFESHLLDCPDCRREIAELRSVTARLALALPPARAEAVKVKVLADIRAHQRLDSTAVMPPLDDLAGTSIMPPFEFDTEPARTGGHRWTTRIAAGLAATAAAATFVGGLLLLDHEQEAGAPVPLEQVRRARDAVTRDGVVVVGGGSATAVLSQSVGKVAVSAFGLPALDNEHEYQLWLVRHDGTARSAGMMRTAGRSTELVADLPEDIRLVTITAEPVAGSAGPTTPMVAQIDLA, encoded by the coding sequence ATGACCTGCGAAACCCGTTCCGACACCGGCGCTTACGTACTCGACGCATTGAACGCCATCGAGCGGGCCACCTTCGAATCACATCTGCTCGATTGTCCGGACTGTCGCCGGGAGATCGCCGAATTACGCTCGGTGACAGCGCGATTGGCGCTCGCACTGCCACCGGCCCGAGCCGAGGCGGTGAAAGTCAAGGTACTGGCCGATATCCGGGCGCATCAGCGGCTCGACAGCACCGCCGTCATGCCGCCGCTCGACGACCTCGCCGGCACATCGATTATGCCGCCCTTCGAATTCGACACCGAACCGGCGCGCACCGGCGGCCACCGGTGGACCACCCGGATCGCCGCCGGGCTCGCCGCCACCGCGGCCGCCGCGACCTTCGTCGGCGGACTGCTCCTGCTCGATCACGAACAGGAGGCGGGCGCCCCGGTGCCGCTGGAGCAGGTTCGGCGGGCTCGCGACGCCGTGACCAGGGACGGCGTCGTCGTGGTCGGGGGTGGATCGGCTACCGCGGTGCTCTCACAGAGCGTCGGGAAGGTGGCGGTCTCCGCCTTCGGGCTGCCTGCGCTGGACAACGAGCACGAATATCAGCTGTGGCTGGTCCGCCACGACGGGACGGCGCGGTCGGCGGGCATGATGCGAACGGCGGGCCGGAGCACCGAACTCGTCGCCGACCTCCCCGAGGACATCCGGCTGGTCACCATCACCGCCGAACCGGTCGCCGGCTCCGCCGGACCGACGACGCCGATGGTCGCGCAGATCGATCTGGCCTGA
- a CDS encoding sigma-70 family RNA polymerase sigma factor, translated as MVSRTRAVPTAAPLERLLGRVACGDEHAFAELYDAIAGPVLAIVTRILHDRDLAEEVAQEVLLEVWLKANRFGEADGGALAWVLTIAHQRAVDRVRYEHARDRRTGQRFDEAGTLDELAHDPVSAALNQLTEPQRRSLILAYYGGYTDHEVSTALAESVTVVRSNMRDGLITLRDMEVRA; from the coding sequence ATGGTCAGTCGCACCCGAGCAGTACCCACCGCCGCACCGCTCGAGCGGTTGCTCGGCCGCGTCGCCTGCGGCGACGAGCACGCCTTCGCCGAGCTCTACGACGCGATCGCCGGGCCGGTGCTCGCCATCGTCACCCGAATCCTGCACGACCGGGACCTTGCCGAAGAGGTGGCCCAGGAGGTGCTGCTCGAGGTCTGGTTGAAGGCGAACCGGTTCGGTGAAGCCGACGGCGGCGCGCTGGCCTGGGTGCTGACCATCGCGCACCAGCGCGCGGTCGACCGGGTGCGCTACGAGCACGCACGCGATCGACGCACCGGGCAGCGGTTCGACGAGGCGGGCACGCTCGACGAACTGGCGCACGACCCGGTGTCGGCCGCGCTGAACCAGCTCACCGAACCACAGCGGCGGTCACTGATCCTCGCCTACTACGGCGGCTACACCGATCACGAGGTGTCCACCGCGCTGGCCGAATCCGTCACGGTCGTGCGATCGAATATGCGCGACGGCCTGATCACGCTGCGCGATATGGAGGTTCGGGCATGA
- a CDS encoding VOC family protein, protein MLRGMATSTFYTDDLAAARAWYTEFFGIEPYYQVPGGYLEWRLGDYQHEFGIINRAYGPAGAKNPPGGAILNWHVDDLDGTLARLLELGATLYLPVTRHGDGDFITASVVDPFGNVLGLMSNPHYLEVLARTGGVD, encoded by the coding sequence ATGTTGCGCGGAATGGCGACCAGCACCTTCTACACCGACGACCTGGCGGCGGCCCGAGCCTGGTACACCGAGTTCTTCGGTATCGAGCCGTACTACCAGGTGCCCGGCGGCTACCTCGAGTGGCGGCTCGGCGATTACCAGCACGAATTCGGCATCATCAATCGCGCGTACGGCCCGGCCGGCGCCAAGAATCCGCCCGGTGGGGCCATCCTGAACTGGCATGTCGACGACCTCGACGGCACGCTCGCGCGGTTGCTCGAACTCGGCGCGACACTGTACCTGCCGGTCACCAGGCACGGCGACGGTGATTTCATCACGGCCTCGGTGGTCGATCCGTTCGGCAACGTGCTCGGGTTGATGTCGAACCCGCACTACCTGGAGGTGCTGGCGCGGACCGGCGGAGTCGACTGA
- a CDS encoding helix-turn-helix transcriptional regulator, translated as MRADRLVATLLLMQARGRVTAAELAAELEISVATARRDLEALSAAGVPVYPQPGRGGGWSLIGGARTDLTGLTAGEARALFLLAGPTAGSVPEAKSALRKLVRALPQTFRGDAQAAADAVIIDPARWGQPNREIPALVGLLQRAVVQRNKVRFGYRSRGAAPSERIVDPWGLVDKDADWYLIAGTEQGQRTFRVDRISDAVVTDETAHRPADFDLDAAWARVVDEMERRRAETSATVLITAHLLPVLRKQQGRNCVPDGEASDGRARCRVTAPTPHMLAQQLAGWGADIEVLGPESVRQELVAIGRELVDRYR; from the coding sequence ATGCGAGCGGACAGGTTGGTGGCCACCCTGCTGCTGATGCAGGCGCGTGGCCGGGTCACCGCGGCGGAACTGGCCGCGGAGTTGGAGATTTCGGTGGCGACGGCCCGCCGCGACCTCGAGGCGCTCTCGGCGGCGGGCGTTCCGGTCTATCCGCAGCCGGGCCGGGGCGGTGGCTGGTCGCTGATCGGCGGCGCGCGCACCGATCTCACCGGATTGACGGCGGGTGAGGCCAGGGCGCTGTTCCTGCTGGCCGGGCCGACCGCGGGGTCGGTGCCCGAGGCGAAGTCGGCGCTGCGAAAGTTGGTGCGCGCGTTACCGCAGACGTTCCGGGGTGATGCGCAGGCGGCCGCCGACGCGGTGATCATCGATCCGGCGCGCTGGGGTCAGCCGAATCGCGAGATACCCGCCCTGGTGGGTCTGCTGCAGCGTGCGGTGGTGCAGCGCAACAAGGTTCGCTTCGGATATCGGAGTAGGGGCGCTGCGCCGTCCGAACGCATCGTCGACCCATGGGGTTTGGTCGACAAGGACGCCGACTGGTATCTCATCGCCGGAACGGAGCAGGGGCAGCGCACATTTCGGGTCGACCGCATATCCGATGCGGTGGTGACGGACGAAACGGCGCACCGGCCGGCGGATTTCGACCTCGACGCCGCCTGGGCGCGGGTGGTGGACGAAATGGAGCGGCGGCGCGCCGAAACCTCCGCCACCGTGCTGATCACCGCCCACCTGCTTCCGGTGCTGCGGAAACAGCAGGGCCGCAACTGTGTTCCGGACGGCGAAGCGTCCGACGGACGGGCTCGGTGCCGCGTCACCGCGCCGACGCCGCACATGCTCGCCCAGCAACTGGCGGGCTGGGGCGCCGATATCGAAGTGCTCGGGCCGGAATCGGTCCGGCAGGAACTGGTCGCCATCGGGCGGGAGCTGGTCGACCGGTACCGGTGA
- a CDS encoding SGNH/GDSL hydrolase family protein, whose protein sequence is MVTSNDIHTEADDPMLLSTEAARRLLGDAPWRRFAVLGDSIAQGVRDPSPGYLNLGWADRVADILTSIEPAVAYRNTGRQGATSAQVVAEQLDEIIEFRPDLVHIVCGGNDLFTGHGSIAALRTNLDTLFGALARTGAQLSTFTMADVWDLERMAPMRPMRAPMARVNEVIRATAARYDAVLVDFWDHPLRLRPDLMSADLIHFTASGHAVVAAEVIRALGRRVSAH, encoded by the coding sequence ATGGTGACAAGCAACGATATTCACACCGAGGCCGACGACCCGATGCTGCTGTCCACCGAAGCCGCCCGCCGCCTGCTCGGCGACGCACCGTGGCGGCGGTTCGCGGTACTCGGCGATTCCATCGCCCAGGGAGTGCGCGATCCCAGCCCGGGCTATCTGAACCTCGGCTGGGCCGACCGCGTCGCCGATATCCTCACCTCGATCGAACCCGCTGTGGCATACCGCAATACCGGCCGGCAGGGGGCGACCAGCGCACAGGTCGTCGCCGAACAGCTCGACGAGATCATCGAATTCCGGCCCGATCTGGTGCACATCGTCTGCGGCGGAAACGATTTGTTCACCGGCCACGGCAGCATCGCCGCCCTGCGCACCAATCTCGATACCCTCTTCGGCGCGCTGGCCCGGACGGGTGCGCAGCTGTCGACGTTCACCATGGCCGATGTTTGGGATCTCGAGCGGATGGCGCCGATGCGGCCGATGCGCGCGCCGATGGCCAGGGTGAACGAGGTCATTCGGGCGACGGCCGCGCGCTATGACGCTGTGCTGGTGGACTTCTGGGACCATCCGCTGCGGCTGCGCCCGGATCTGATGAGCGCGGATCTCATCCATTTCACCGCGAGCGGGCACGCGGTGGTGGCCGCCGAGGTGATTCGCGCGCTGGGTCGGCGCGTCTCCGCCCACTGA
- a CDS encoding MFS transporter gives MPGDGGSGAGALGQALIGSLLVGGGVRGGHGSILPSPPCIYERSVVVFPAIARDYPGTPTATLTWVVSGYAAAFAALLTPAGRFADIFGRRRLFLIALAGFALTSLLCGLAPGAGWLIAGRVLQGATAAALVPSALGLVLSVTPRKRIGAAIGTWSAAGGFAAVVGPALGGALVDVFGWRAVFMINIPVALLLIVPGLRIPDARGSAGALPDPLGTVAVAAGLGAVVAGVTEGQRWGWTAPGTLTALILGGLILLAALARSTRHHNPAIAVELWRSRPYAQANAVLFVFGAAMFAWLLAGPLFLDAIWRYSVLGSAAALTVGAVSSMVTATLAGRVTGPAPRRWLGVVGALMFSATAGWMSSDAFGTIPALWSAWVPAGLIGGGGVGIVVTVLGTAAASSLPPQRFAAGIGMNLTARQVGGALGVAVSAAIFAANADNALSAFHTLFAVCAGISVVAAAVLAIPTHAANEPA, from the coding sequence GTGCCGGGCGATGGCGGCTCTGGCGCGGGCGCCCTTGGCCAGGCGCTGATCGGTTCCCTGCTGGTCGGAGGTGGTGTTCGGGGTGGTCACGGGTCCATTCTTCCATCTCCGCCTTGCATATACGAACGGTCGGTCGTAGTTTTCCCCGCCATCGCCCGCGACTATCCCGGCACGCCGACCGCCACCCTGACCTGGGTGGTCAGCGGTTACGCCGCGGCATTCGCGGCACTGCTCACCCCGGCGGGCCGCTTCGCCGACATATTCGGGCGGCGCAGGCTCTTCCTCATCGCACTCGCCGGATTCGCCCTCACCTCGCTGCTGTGCGGACTCGCGCCCGGCGCGGGTTGGCTGATCGCGGGCCGGGTGCTCCAGGGCGCGACCGCGGCGGCGCTGGTGCCATCCGCACTCGGGCTCGTGCTGAGCGTGACACCGCGCAAACGCATCGGCGCCGCCATCGGAACCTGGTCCGCCGCAGGCGGATTCGCCGCTGTCGTGGGTCCGGCGCTCGGTGGCGCGCTGGTCGACGTCTTCGGCTGGCGCGCCGTGTTCATGATCAATATTCCGGTCGCGTTACTGCTGATCGTGCCCGGGCTGCGGATCCCGGACGCACGTGGGTCCGCGGGCGCACTGCCCGATCCGCTCGGCACCGTCGCCGTGGCCGCCGGACTCGGCGCGGTGGTCGCGGGCGTCACCGAGGGCCAGCGCTGGGGCTGGACCGCTCCGGGCACGCTCACCGCGCTGATCCTCGGCGGGCTGATACTCCTTGCGGCACTTGCTCGTTCGACACGGCACCACAATCCTGCCATTGCCGTCGAGCTGTGGCGGAGCAGGCCGTACGCGCAGGCGAACGCGGTATTGTTCGTCTTCGGTGCGGCGATGTTCGCCTGGCTGCTCGCGGGACCGCTGTTCCTGGACGCGATCTGGCGGTATTCGGTGCTCGGTTCGGCCGCCGCGCTGACCGTCGGAGCCGTGTCGTCCATGGTGACCGCGACGCTGGCCGGGCGGGTCACCGGCCCCGCACCGCGCCGTTGGCTGGGAGTCGTTGGCGCACTGATGTTCTCGGCCACCGCAGGCTGGATGAGTTCCGATGCGTTCGGCACGATCCCCGCGCTGTGGTCGGCCTGGGTGCCCGCCGGGCTGATCGGCGGCGGCGGGGTCGGCATCGTGGTGACCGTGCTCGGTACCGCGGCCGCGAGTTCGCTTCCGCCGCAACGGTTCGCGGCCGGTATCGGAATGAATCTCACCGCTCGCCAGGTCGGCGGCGCGCTCGGAGTCGCCGTATCGGCCGCGATATTCGCGGCCAACGCGGACAATGCGCTGTCGGCCTTCCACACCTTGTTCGCCGTATGCGCCGGGATCTCCGTCGTCGCGGCCGCAGTACTGGCGATCCCCACCCACGCCGCGAACGAACCGGCCTGA
- a CDS encoding TetR/AcrR family transcriptional regulator encodes MTTPNTTSDQQGTDQRLAKGARARAAIARHAVDVASVEGLNGVTIGRLATDLGISKSGIATLFGSKEALQVAAVKAAREVFIEEVVAPAMSEPGGLPRLRALIDGWFEHITSPVFPGGCFRVATIAEFDSRPGPVRDVIAEDHRDWLTLLAKEIRRAQEQGRLGARDADMIAFELDAVVSAANTARQMGDEPGVATARAIIDRLLT; translated from the coding sequence GTGACCACCCCGAACACCACCTCCGACCAGCAGGGAACCGATCAGCGCCTGGCCAAGGGCGCCCGCGCCAGAGCCGCCATCGCCCGGCACGCGGTCGACGTCGCCTCGGTCGAGGGGTTGAACGGGGTGACCATCGGCAGGCTCGCCACCGACCTCGGCATCAGCAAGAGCGGTATCGCCACCCTGTTCGGCAGCAAGGAGGCGCTGCAGGTGGCGGCGGTGAAGGCGGCCAGGGAAGTGTTCATCGAGGAGGTCGTCGCCCCGGCCATGTCCGAGCCGGGCGGGCTGCCTCGGCTGCGGGCGCTGATCGATGGCTGGTTCGAGCACATCACCAGCCCGGTCTTTCCCGGCGGCTGTTTCCGCGTCGCCACCATCGCCGAATTCGACAGCAGGCCCGGCCCGGTCCGCGATGTCATCGCCGAAGACCACCGCGACTGGCTCACGTTGCTGGCCAAGGAGATTCGCCGCGCACAGGAACAGGGGCGGCTCGGTGCCCGCGACGCCGACATGATCGCGTTCGAACTCGACGCCGTGGTATCCGCGGCCAATACCGCGCGTCAGATGGGCGACGAACCGGGCGTGGCCACCGCGCGCGCCATCATCGATCGGTTGCTGACCTGA
- a CDS encoding TIGR00266 family protein, which produces MDSRIIGGVMPVLEITLDPGDRLNAEAGQLSWMTESIRLHTSTKGASSSLFGAVRRAASGGGLFMTEYTAAKMPGRVAFAAKLPGHIVPVALQPGGEYLVHRHGFLCATADVRLALSFQRRLGAGIFGGAGFTLQKLSGSGNAWIELSGEIVPYTLAPGETLRVHPGHIGMFDASVDFDITIIRGVRNILFGGDGLFLAQLTGPGRVWLQSMTISNLAHALTPYLPSAGG; this is translated from the coding sequence ATGGACTCCAGGATCATCGGTGGCGTCATGCCGGTGCTCGAGATCACGCTGGACCCGGGCGACCGGCTCAATGCCGAGGCCGGACAGCTGTCCTGGATGACGGAGTCCATCCGGTTGCACACCTCCACCAAAGGGGCCAGCTCGAGTTTGTTCGGCGCGGTGCGGCGGGCGGCCAGCGGCGGCGGCCTGTTCATGACCGAATACACCGCGGCGAAAATGCCTGGGCGAGTGGCATTCGCGGCCAAATTGCCCGGCCATATCGTTCCGGTCGCCCTACAGCCGGGCGGGGAATATCTGGTGCACCGGCACGGATTTCTCTGCGCCACCGCCGATGTGCGCCTGGCGCTCAGCTTTCAGCGGCGGCTCGGCGCGGGCATCTTCGGCGGCGCCGGCTTCACCCTGCAAAAGCTGAGCGGCTCGGGCAACGCGTGGATCGAACTCTCGGGCGAGATAGTGCCCTACACCCTCGCCCCCGGCGAAACCCTGCGGGTACACCCCGGCCACATCGGAATGTTCGACGCCTCAGTAGATTTCGACATCACCATCATCCGCGGCGTCCGCAACATCCTCTTCGGCGGCGACGGCCTCTTCCTCGCCCAACTCACCGGCCCCGGCCGCGTCTGGCTGCAATCCATGACAATCAGCAACCTGGCCCACGCCCTCACCCCCTACCTGCCATCAGCGGGCGGGTAG
- a CDS encoding amidase encodes MFPVRISAVLIAFAAAVATPLPVSVDVGAPQDPAVLGFDLNTATIPDLQQRMDHGQLTSVQLTLAYLHRIDAVDGKIHSVISRNPLALAEAAASDARHLAGRVNSPLDGIPVLLKDNIDTQVQPATAGSRALPPSRPAATAPLAERLERGGAVILGKTNLSEWANFRSTKSTSGWSGVGGQTNNPYVLDRNPCGSSSGSGAAVAATLAQVAIGTETDGSIVCPAGINDVVGHKPTLGLVSRTGVVPISAEQDTAGPMARHVVDTAITLSMLQGADAADPATTAIPADQPQDYAALLRPDALRGSRIGVWRMSGADIDVDRVVQDAVQTLTAQGATVVDVDLPYQDTIGANEFPALLTEFRHDLNAYLTHRPGHPATLDELITFNRNDSIELSRFGQEIFEMAAQAPDSTDPTYRQQRATATDLARRSIDETLAKFHLDAIMAPTNSPAWKTNYTTGDTIGIQSATPAAAAGYPNISIPAGFAGPLPIGVSFFTQRWADARVLAFAAAFENAAPARRAPEFIPTIG; translated from the coding sequence ATGTTCCCCGTGCGCATCTCGGCCGTGCTCATCGCGTTCGCCGCTGCCGTCGCGACGCCGCTCCCCGTCTCCGTCGACGTCGGCGCGCCCCAAGACCCCGCAGTCCTGGGCTTCGATCTGAACACGGCCACCATTCCCGACCTGCAGCAGCGGATGGACCACGGGCAGCTCACCTCGGTGCAGCTCACCCTGGCCTACCTGCACCGAATCGACGCCGTGGACGGCAAGATCCACTCCGTCATCTCCCGCAACCCGCTCGCCCTCGCCGAGGCCGCCGCCTCCGACGCGCGCCACTTGGCGGGCCGGGTGAACAGTCCGCTCGACGGAATTCCCGTGCTGCTCAAGGACAACATCGACACCCAGGTCCAGCCCGCCACGGCAGGCTCGCGCGCGCTGCCGCCATCCCGGCCCGCCGCTACCGCACCGCTGGCCGAACGACTCGAACGCGGCGGAGCGGTGATCCTGGGCAAGACCAACCTCTCCGAATGGGCCAACTTCCGATCCACGAAGTCGACCTCCGGATGGTCAGGGGTCGGCGGCCAAACCAACAACCCCTACGTGCTCGACCGGAATCCATGCGGCTCCTCGTCGGGTTCGGGCGCCGCCGTCGCGGCGACGCTGGCTCAGGTGGCAATCGGCACCGAGACCGACGGATCGATAGTCTGCCCCGCCGGGATCAACGATGTGGTCGGGCACAAGCCGACGCTGGGCCTGGTCAGCCGGACCGGCGTGGTACCGATCTCCGCCGAGCAGGACACCGCCGGCCCGATGGCCCGCCATGTCGTCGACACCGCCATCACACTCTCCATGCTGCAAGGGGCCGACGCCGCGGACCCCGCGACCACGGCGATCCCAGCGGACCAGCCGCAGGACTACGCCGCGCTACTGCGGCCAGATGCCTTGCGCGGCAGCCGGATCGGCGTCTGGCGAATGTCCGGTGCGGACATCGACGTGGACCGGGTGGTGCAGGACGCCGTACAGACGCTCACCGCGCAGGGCGCCACCGTCGTCGACGTCGACCTGCCCTACCAGGACACGATCGGTGCCAACGAGTTCCCGGCTCTGCTCACCGAATTCCGGCACGACCTCAACGCCTACCTCACGCACCGGCCGGGACATCCCGCCACCCTCGACGAGCTGATCACGTTCAACCGCAACGACTCGATCGAGCTGTCGAGGTTCGGGCAGGAGATCTTCGAAATGGCCGCCCAGGCACCGGATTCGACCGACCCGACCTACCGGCAGCAGCGGGCCACCGCGACCGACCTGGCCCGCCGGTCGATCGACGAAACCCTAGCGAAGTTCCACCTCGACGCCATCATGGCCCCCACCAACAGCCCCGCATGGAAGACCAACTACACCACCGGCGACACGATCGGGATCCAGTCCGCCACACCGGCAGCGGCGGCCGGGTACCCGAATATCTCGATACCAGCCGGGTTCGCCGGACCACTACCGATCGGAGTGTCGTTCTTCACCCAGCGGTGGGCCGATGCCCGGGTTCTGGCGTTCGCCGCCGCATTCGAGAATGCCGCTCCCGCTCGACGCGCGCCGGAATTCATCCCGACGATCGGGTAG
- a CDS encoding sirohydrochlorin chelatase, whose product MDTTEAATAGDVPALIAVAHGSRDPRSAATMAAVVADIAAARPGIDVRLAFLDLNAPSVDQVIDAVAAQGHTRAVVVPLLLGSAFHARVDLPGILDAARSRHPLLRLTQADVLGPDPRLVRALRDRVVDIIAAQQHSYGPETGTPVDSVGPRETDARPLLSAAQPMPTELELLAAGHSAGSIGVAVAAVGSSSAAANARTAAVARRLAAITGWHTDICFATTEPSLPQAISRLTTRGATHLLVAPWFLAPGLLTDRLLSAAPNIPHANAIGPHPALTEIVLDRYAAAIPTILARTA is encoded by the coding sequence ATCGACACGACCGAGGCGGCGACGGCAGGGGATGTTCCCGCGCTGATCGCCGTCGCACACGGCAGCCGGGATCCGCGGTCGGCGGCAACCATGGCGGCGGTGGTCGCCGATATCGCGGCGGCACGGCCGGGTATCGATGTGCGCCTCGCTTTCCTCGACCTGAACGCGCCCTCGGTCGACCAGGTTATCGATGCGGTTGCTGCGCAAGGACATACGCGTGCGGTGGTGGTACCGCTGCTGTTGGGCAGCGCATTCCACGCGCGAGTGGATCTCCCCGGGATACTCGACGCCGCCCGCTCCAGGCATCCGCTGCTGCGGCTGACGCAGGCCGATGTCCTGGGTCCCGATCCGCGGCTGGTGCGTGCGCTGCGCGACCGGGTAGTGGATATCATTGCCGCGCAACAACATTCGTATGGGCCCGAGACCGGCACGCCAGTCGACTCCGTCGGCCCGCGCGAAACCGATGCCAGGCCTCTCTTATCGGCAGCCCAGCCGATGCCCACTGAACTCGAACTGCTCGCAGCGGGGCACAGCGCCGGGAGCATCGGCGTGGCGGTCGCCGCCGTCGGCTCGTCATCGGCCGCCGCGAATGCCCGGACCGCCGCCGTCGCCCGCAGACTCGCCGCGATCACCGGCTGGCACACCGATATCTGCTTCGCGACCACCGAACCATCACTCCCCCAAGCCATTTCCCGCCTAACCACCCGAGGCGCCACCCACCTCCTGGTCGCCCCTTGGTTCCTGGCCCCCGGCCTACTCACCGACCGCCTACTCTCGGCCGCCCCGAACATCCCCCACGCCAACGCAATCGGCCCCCACCCCGCCCTAACCGAGATCGTCCTCGACCGCTATGCGGCGGCCATCCCCACCATCCTCGCCCGCACAGCCTGA